A window from uncultured Desulfobacter sp. encodes these proteins:
- a CDS encoding Fic family protein: protein MDFKSRLNLMDFLKNLDKDLQKALITQLRNLWTHTSTAIEGNTLTLGETAFVLEEGLTVSGKPLKDHEEVVGHARAIDLIYDLLAQGTPLNEEALFNLHKAVQHHVVLDVYKPVGGWKKEPNSTVGVVDEKQVVFEYAAPRDVPSLMKQWFSLYHELMAVAVPGDKEKALQAYVTLHVAFVRIHPFFDGNGRMARLIANLPVLKAGLPPVIVPREQRKAYIDALSHYHFAVGQIEKGGQLLPEPDALKPFAAFCEQAWRASMELVDDIHKRQQIRTGKNQ from the coding sequence ATGGATTTTAAATCGAGACTCAACCTTATGGATTTTTTAAAAAACCTGGACAAAGACCTCCAAAAAGCCCTGATAACCCAGCTGCGCAACCTGTGGACCCACACCTCCACAGCCATTGAGGGTAATACGCTGACCCTGGGGGAAACCGCTTTTGTTCTTGAAGAGGGGCTGACCGTTTCCGGAAAGCCCCTGAAAGACCATGAAGAGGTGGTGGGACACGCCAGGGCCATTGATCTGATTTATGATCTGCTGGCGCAGGGGACGCCTTTGAACGAGGAGGCGCTGTTCAACCTTCATAAAGCCGTTCAACACCATGTTGTGCTTGATGTCTACAAACCTGTGGGGGGCTGGAAAAAAGAGCCCAATTCGACGGTCGGGGTGGTTGATGAAAAACAGGTTGTTTTTGAATATGCGGCCCCCCGGGATGTTCCGTCATTGATGAAACAATGGTTTTCGCTCTACCATGAACTTATGGCCGTGGCTGTGCCTGGGGACAAAGAAAAGGCCTTGCAGGCATATGTTACGCTTCATGTTGCCTTTGTCCGCATCCACCCCTTTTTTGACGGAAACGGCAGAATGGCAAGGTTAATTGCCAACCTGCCTGTGTTAAAGGCAGGTCTGCCGCCGGTTATTGTGCCCAGGGAACAGCGCAAAGCGTATATTGACGCCCTGTCCCACTACCATTTTGCCGTGGGGCAAATTGAAAAGGGCGGCCAACTGCTGCCGGAACCGGACGCCTTAAAGCCCTTTGCAGCTTTCTGTGAACAGGCCTGGCGGGCATCCATGGAACTTGTGGATGATATTCATAAAAGACAGCAGATACGCACCGGGAAAAATCAATGA
- the cas7c gene encoding type I-C CRISPR-associated protein Cas7/Csd2 has product MSLEHKIDFAVILSVKNANPNGDPLNGNRPRVDYEGFGEISDVCLKRKIRNRLLADDQSIFVQSDDNKKDDSTSLRNRAESKEFGLGKDAFNSKKTKPEETAKLACQKWLDVRSFGQLFAFSGSKSDGVSIAIRGPVTLHSAFSVDPVSITSTQITKSVSGEGDGTKKSSDTMGMKHRVDKAIYVTYGAMSPQLAERTGFNDADAETIKNVLPRLFEGDASSARPEGSMSVEKVIWWKHNNKSGQYSSAKVHRTLQTLQINSDGSFDEKGLKNALDGLTPEIINGF; this is encoded by the coding sequence ATGAGTCTTGAACATAAAATTGATTTTGCGGTAATTCTCAGTGTGAAAAATGCAAACCCCAACGGGGATCCTTTGAACGGTAACAGGCCAAGGGTTGACTATGAAGGCTTTGGGGAAATATCCGATGTCTGCTTGAAAAGGAAAATACGCAATCGATTGCTGGCAGATGACCAATCCATATTTGTTCAATCCGATGACAATAAAAAAGACGATTCCACAAGTTTAAGAAACCGGGCGGAATCAAAAGAGTTCGGCCTTGGCAAAGATGCGTTCAACAGTAAAAAGACAAAGCCGGAAGAAACGGCAAAGCTTGCTTGTCAAAAATGGCTTGATGTAAGAAGTTTTGGACAACTTTTCGCCTTCAGCGGATCCAAGAGTGATGGCGTTTCCATAGCAATTCGCGGACCTGTTACCCTTCATTCCGCTTTCAGTGTGGACCCTGTCAGTATAACAAGCACCCAAATCACTAAAAGTGTGAGTGGCGAAGGAGACGGAACCAAGAAAAGTTCTGACACCATGGGTATGAAGCACAGAGTGGACAAAGCCATTTATGTGACCTATGGTGCCATGAGCCCCCAACTTGCAGAAAGAACCGGATTCAATGATGCCGATGCCGAAACGATTAAAAATGTTTTACCCAGATTATTTGAAGGTGACGCATCTTCGGCACGCCCGGAAGGCAGCATGAGTGTTGAAAAGGTAATCTGGTGGAAACACAACAATAAATCAGGTCAATATTCTTCTGCAAAAGTTCATAGAACTTTACAGACGTTGCAGATCAATTCCGATGGTTCTTTTGATGAAAAGGGGCTAAAAAATGCCCTTGATGGTTTGACGCCTGAAATCATAAATGGATTTTAA
- the cas1c gene encoding type I-C CRISPR-associated endonuclease Cas1c, producing MKKHLNTLFVTTQGAYLGKDGETVAVKIEQKTVLRIPIHTLDGIVCFGSVGCSPYLMGFCAEKDVTISFLSEFGKFLAMVKGPVSGNVLLRRKQFRMADLPDVSAQVAGFVLTGKIANCRTVLERSLRDHSEKMDRDAVKKVSKRLSMYIQKELQKDNIDSLRGIEGDAAHQYFSVFDELIFQQQEAFAFSGRNRRPPTDRINCLLSFVYTLLVHDVRSALESVGLDPAVGFLHRDRPGRPGLALDMMEEFRPFLADRLVLSMINRGQVKPEGFTIKESGAVHMDDDTRKTVLTTYQKRKQESLVHPFINEKIQIGTLFFIQALLLARFIRGDLDGYPPFIWK from the coding sequence ATGAAAAAACATCTGAACACATTGTTTGTCACCACCCAGGGGGCATATCTGGGCAAAGACGGAGAAACCGTTGCCGTTAAAATCGAACAAAAAACCGTGCTGCGGATTCCCATTCACACCCTTGACGGCATTGTCTGTTTCGGTTCCGTGGGGTGCAGTCCGTACCTGATGGGGTTTTGCGCCGAAAAAGACGTGACGATCAGTTTTTTAAGCGAATTTGGAAAATTTCTGGCCATGGTCAAAGGCCCGGTTTCGGGCAATGTTTTATTGCGCAGAAAGCAGTTCCGGATGGCGGATCTCCCGGATGTTTCGGCACAGGTGGCAGGTTTTGTCCTCACCGGAAAAATTGCCAACTGCCGGACTGTCCTTGAACGCAGCCTGCGGGATCATTCGGAAAAAATGGACCGGGACGCCGTCAAAAAAGTATCCAAACGGCTGTCAATGTACATTCAAAAAGAACTGCAGAAAGACAATATAGACAGTCTTCGGGGCATTGAAGGAGATGCCGCCCACCAGTATTTCAGCGTGTTTGATGAATTGATATTTCAGCAGCAGGAGGCGTTTGCCTTTTCAGGACGGAACCGAAGACCGCCGACCGACAGGATAAATTGTCTGCTCTCTTTTGTTTATACCCTGCTGGTTCATGATGTCAGGTCAGCCCTGGAGTCGGTGGGCCTGGACCCGGCAGTGGGATTTCTTCACCGGGACCGTCCGGGAAGGCCTGGTCTTGCCCTGGATATGATGGAGGAATTCAGGCCATTTCTTGCCGACAGGCTTGTATTGTCAATGATCAACAGGGGCCAGGTTAAGCCCGAAGGATTTACCATAAAAGAGTCCGGTGCCGTTCATATGGATGATGATACCCGGAAAACCGTGCTGACAACCTACCAGAAAAGAAAACAGGAAAGCCTGGTCCATCCGTTTATAAATGAAAAAATCCAGATCGGAACCTTATTTTTCATCCAGGCACTTCTTCTGGCAAGGTTTATCCGCGGGGATCTTGACGGCTACCCGCCGTTTATCTGGAAATAG
- the cas4 gene encoding CRISPR-associated protein Cas4, which yields MTVYQEKEYLSLSALQHILFCPRQCALIHLEQLWEENLFTAQGRIMHERVDRGDQADKGKIKIEYGLPLKSARLGITGKADVVEFHRTDSSVQKWVPFPVEYKRGKPKKDLSDKVQLCAQAMCLEEMLDISISSGALFYGKTRRRLEVAFDEALRQKTTAAAEQLHAMFESGITPPPEYAKKCDTCSFLSQCMPKAIEKKRTVAAWLNRMVRKDIAE from the coding sequence ATGACCGTCTATCAGGAAAAGGAATATCTGTCCCTATCCGCACTCCAGCATATTCTTTTTTGCCCGCGTCAGTGCGCCCTGATCCATCTTGAACAGCTATGGGAGGAAAATCTGTTCACGGCCCAGGGCCGTATCATGCACGAAAGGGTGGACAGGGGAGACCAGGCAGATAAGGGTAAAATCAAAATTGAATATGGGCTGCCCCTGAAATCCGCACGCTTAGGCATCACCGGCAAGGCCGATGTGGTTGAATTCCACCGGACGGATTCTTCCGTTCAAAAATGGGTTCCCTTCCCTGTGGAGTACAAGCGCGGAAAACCCAAAAAAGATCTGTCCGATAAGGTCCAGCTCTGTGCCCAGGCCATGTGTCTTGAGGAGATGCTTGATATCTCCATCTCCTCCGGCGCATTGTTTTACGGAAAGACAAGGCGCCGCCTGGAAGTGGCGTTTGATGAAGCGTTGCGGCAGAAGACCACTGCGGCGGCAGAACAGCTTCATGCCATGTTTGAGTCGGGAATCACCCCACCGCCTGAGTATGCTAAAAAGTGTGACACCTGCTCATTTCTTTCACAGTGCATGCCAAAGGCCATTGAAAAAAAACGGACCGTTGCTGCCTGGTTAAACCGAATGGTCCGGAAAGATATTGCCGAATGA
- a CDS encoding NADH:flavin oxidoreductase, whose translation MKTIFDTTELGNLRIKNRLVRSATWENMTTPDGHMTEKLYAIYEELARNEVGLIITGYANVVAEERPNPGMMGIYDDSFIDEYRKLTQIVHDHGAKIILQIAYGGTKTTYQLEERIIFAPSDVPERSTGTYGKPMTHEDINYIIRAFAAAGKRAKDAGFDGVEIHGAHTYLINQFLSPYYNRRTDEYGGSLENRMRFLVEIYNEMRKLTGKQYPILVKLTASEFFDGGLTFDDTRKICAELEKIEVDGLEISGNIHGKARSMVGQVFDEYELKKQGYFSEYGKVISREVNIPVITVGGFSSPSHIEAMLNETNIEFFGLSRPLLAEPDLFNRWKMGNRKPVKCVRCSRCRTPEGNYCTVFRSS comes from the coding sequence ATGAAAACGATTTTTGACACAACAGAACTTGGAAACCTTCGCATAAAAAACCGTCTGGTCAGAAGCGCAACCTGGGAAAATATGACGACGCCTGATGGTCATATGACCGAAAAATTATACGCCATTTACGAAGAACTAGCCCGGAACGAGGTGGGGCTGATCATCACAGGCTACGCAAACGTGGTTGCAGAGGAACGGCCGAATCCCGGTATGATGGGCATATATGACGATTCATTTATTGATGAATATCGAAAATTGACCCAAATCGTCCATGACCATGGTGCCAAGATCATATTGCAGATCGCCTATGGCGGAACAAAAACCACCTATCAGCTTGAGGAAAGGATCATTTTCGCCCCAAGCGATGTTCCGGAAAGAAGCACGGGAACCTATGGGAAACCCATGACCCATGAAGACATCAACTATATTATACGCGCATTTGCAGCGGCGGGAAAGCGGGCAAAAGACGCCGGGTTTGACGGGGTGGAAATCCATGGCGCTCACACCTATCTGATCAACCAATTTTTGAGCCCATACTACAACAGGCGTACTGACGAATACGGAGGGTCCCTTGAAAACCGCATGCGCTTTCTTGTTGAAATATACAATGAAATGCGCAAACTAACGGGCAAGCAATATCCCATTCTTGTTAAGCTGACGGCCAGTGAATTTTTTGACGGCGGCCTGACCTTTGACGATACAAGGAAGATTTGCGCTGAATTGGAAAAAATCGAGGTGGACGGGCTTGAAATCTCAGGCAATATCCATGGAAAGGCAAGGTCAATGGTCGGCCAGGTGTTTGATGAGTACGAACTAAAAAAGCAAGGCTATTTTTCAGAATACGGGAAGGTCATCAGCCGGGAAGTCAATATCCCGGTGATCACAGTGGGCGGTTTTTCCAGTCCAAGCCACATCGAAGCCATGCTTAATGAAACGAACATTGAATTCTTCGGTCTATCAAGACCCCTGCTTGCAGAACCAGATCTTTTTAACCGATGGAAAATGGGCAATAGAAAACCTGTCAAATGCGTTAGATGTTCAAGATGCAGAACTCCGGAAGGAAACTATTGCACGGTTTTCAGGAGCAGTTAG
- a CDS encoding radical SAM protein: MVKHVKKYVGFEQGPIRPPSEADSLLIRITRNCPWNQCTFCGLYKGEKFSLRPVEDVLRDIDLVHRYVGELLALKENEGRIRLSKFYTSEPEPRGDHQALYAAYNFVNNGMRAIFLQDGNSFILKPDDLIRILEHIRTCFPDVNRITSYGRSKSIAKVDDVDMRRIADAGLNRIHIGMESGSDKVLKQVKKGVDKATQIVAGQKVKRAGMELSEYWMPGLGGRSLSRENAIETADAFNQINPDFIRLRTLGLPDRAPLAAQYKAGKFDKMGEVETVRELRLMLRSLAEVDSTVRSDHVLNLFPEVDGKIKEKRESIIKPLEDFLALPPKEQMLFSIGRRTHRFARFTDLHDPEKRKYAKAMCREFGVTLDNWDNIVDAILKQLI; this comes from the coding sequence ATGGTTAAGCATGTGAAAAAATATGTCGGGTTCGAGCAAGGCCCCATTCGGCCCCCCAGCGAGGCAGACAGCCTGCTGATTCGCATCACTCGCAATTGTCCCTGGAATCAGTGTACGTTCTGCGGTTTGTATAAAGGAGAAAAGTTTTCCCTGCGCCCGGTGGAAGATGTCCTGCGTGACATTGATCTTGTCCACAGGTACGTGGGCGAGTTGTTGGCCCTTAAAGAGAATGAGGGACGCATACGGCTCAGTAAATTTTACACCTCTGAACCCGAGCCGAGGGGCGACCATCAGGCACTCTACGCCGCATACAACTTCGTCAACAATGGCATGCGGGCCATTTTTCTGCAGGACGGCAACAGTTTTATTTTGAAACCGGATGATCTCATACGCATTCTTGAACACATCCGGACATGTTTTCCTGATGTGAACCGTATCACCTCATATGGCCGCTCAAAATCAATTGCCAAGGTCGATGACGTGGATATGCGTCGCATTGCCGATGCCGGGCTTAACCGTATTCACATCGGTATGGAGTCAGGATCGGACAAGGTTCTCAAACAGGTGAAGAAAGGGGTGGATAAAGCCACCCAGATCGTAGCGGGCCAGAAGGTTAAACGGGCGGGTATGGAGTTGTCGGAATACTGGATGCCTGGCCTTGGTGGGCGTTCCTTGTCGCGTGAAAATGCCATTGAAACGGCGGATGCCTTCAATCAGATCAACCCGGACTTCATCCGGCTGCGAACTCTGGGGCTACCAGACAGGGCACCTCTTGCCGCGCAATACAAGGCGGGAAAATTCGACAAGATGGGTGAAGTGGAGACCGTGCGCGAGTTGCGGCTCATGCTTCGATCCCTGGCCGAAGTGGATTCCACAGTGCGAAGCGATCACGTCCTCAATCTTTTTCCGGAGGTGGATGGAAAAATAAAGGAGAAGCGCGAGTCCATTATAAAACCTCTCGAGGATTTCCTTGCCCTCCCTCCCAAGGAGCAGATGCTGTTCTCCATTGGCCGCAGGACACATCGATTTGCCCGCTTTACGGATCTTCATGATCCTGAAAAACGGAAATACGCCAAAGCCATGTGCCGCGAATTCGGAGTTACCTTGGATAACTGGGACAATATAGTGGACGCCATACTGAAACAACTTATTTAA
- a CDS encoding helix-turn-helix domain-containing protein, whose protein sequence is MKVNERCTSKRAGNKKFNCFFELSQQVIEGKWKLKILFYLGQNPVLRFGRLRDSINGISEKMLIQQLKELIADGLVHREVYKQVPPKVEYSLTPMGNTLIPILEKLFAWGQQYASHLVAQECSMSLEPGEVFEDIEQRVTERV, encoded by the coding sequence ATGAAAGTAAACGAGCGGTGCACATCGAAGCGGGCCGGTAACAAAAAATTTAATTGCTTCTTTGAATTGTCACAGCAGGTGATCGAAGGAAAATGGAAGCTAAAGATTCTGTTTTATTTGGGGCAGAATCCGGTTTTGCGTTTTGGGCGGCTTCGTGATTCCATCAATGGCATTTCAGAGAAAATGCTTATCCAGCAACTCAAGGAACTCATTGCCGATGGCCTGGTTCATCGGGAAGTTTACAAACAGGTTCCCCCAAAGGTGGAGTATTCACTCACCCCTATGGGGAACACCTTGATCCCCATCCTCGAAAAACTGTTTGCTTGGGGACAACAATACGCTTCGCATCTCGTGGCACAGGAATGCAGCATGTCTCTTGAGCCGGGAGAGGTGTTTGAAGATATTGAGCAGCGTGTGACGGAAAGGGTGTAG
- a CDS encoding type I-C CRISPR-associated protein Cas8c/Csd1: protein MGMGKKSGITCALYKGFYLRHPQKNKRREYKMALEEERTTRDYLYGRLLAIAEKIEETALYVGGEDRPTTAARLMQRFADRPFSTWRNIELALQPYMQRLKSSRAGFLVNRTKELDSIFEAFSPDDFISEKPLSGEFLLGYHCQKQAWQNKSNQPQEKE, encoded by the coding sequence ATGGGAATGGGAAAGAAATCTGGAATCACCTGTGCCCTATATAAAGGTTTTTATCTACGGCACCCCCAAAAAAATAAAAGGAGAGAATATAAAATGGCTTTGGAAGAAGAAAGAACCACCAGGGACTATCTTTATGGAAGATTGCTGGCGATTGCCGAAAAGATAGAAGAAACGGCTTTGTATGTTGGGGGAGAGGATCGGCCGACCACAGCGGCAAGGCTTATGCAACGCTTTGCGGACCGCCCGTTTTCGACCTGGCGTAACATTGAACTGGCACTTCAGCCTTATATGCAGAGGCTCAAATCCAGCAGAGCCGGATTCTTAGTTAACCGGACAAAAGAACTGGATTCAATTTTTGAGGCATTTTCCCCTGATGACTTCATCAGCGAGAAACCATTATCCGGGGAGTTCCTTCTCGGCTATCACTGCCAGAAACAGGCATGGCAAAATAAATCAAATCAACCCCAAGAGAAAGAATAG
- the cas2 gene encoding CRISPR-associated endonuclease Cas2: MLVLVSYDVSIEGKGAKRLRRVAKACQNYGQRVQYSVFECVVDPAQWTVLRQNLIDEINPDIDSLRFYFLGSNWKRRVEHIGAKAAIDFDAPLIL, encoded by the coding sequence GTGCTGGTATTGGTAAGCTATGACGTTTCCATAGAGGGAAAAGGCGCAAAGCGGTTACGCCGGGTTGCAAAGGCATGTCAAAACTACGGTCAACGGGTTCAGTACTCTGTGTTTGAGTGTGTGGTCGATCCTGCCCAATGGACGGTTCTGCGACAAAACCTGATTGATGAGATAAATCCTGACATAGACAGTTTAAGGTTTTATTTTCTCGGATCAAACTGGAAAAGGCGGGTTGAACATATCGGGGCCAAAGCCGCGATTGATTTTGATGCCCCCCTGATCTTGTGA
- a CDS encoding chemotaxis protein, with product MTEQGILLESGTNELELLAVLINDQPFGINVAKVQSIQQYDQKSLAILPHEVPGVLGMLLYRDKTIPVMDLAQILNIEETIEYEREIVVVTEFNNSVNGFKVNGVRRIYRISWKDLVPLDQAIGDTNYFTGSVSIEGDQILVIDLEHILSNIFPDLIIEDVSEENLQKNETITRGQLQIIFTDDSSTIRKGVSRALKSAGFSNITEFENGIQTLQHLETNFGNGEQDLSKVVLISDIEMPQMDGLTLCKNVKHNSNLKNIFTIMFSSLINKQMIAKCNAVKADNYVTKPETNQLIQLLDELCIGPADQ from the coding sequence ATGACTGAGCAGGGAATATTGCTTGAGTCAGGCACCAACGAACTGGAGCTGCTCGCCGTGCTGATAAATGACCAGCCATTCGGGATTAACGTTGCCAAGGTTCAATCTATCCAACAATATGATCAAAAATCACTGGCCATTTTGCCCCATGAGGTGCCGGGCGTTCTTGGCATGCTGCTTTACAGGGATAAGACAATTCCTGTAATGGATTTAGCACAGATACTTAATATTGAGGAGACCATTGAATATGAAAGAGAAATTGTTGTTGTCACTGAATTCAATAATTCTGTAAATGGTTTCAAAGTCAATGGTGTAAGACGGATATATCGGATATCCTGGAAAGACCTGGTACCGCTTGACCAGGCCATCGGAGATACAAACTATTTTACGGGTTCGGTAAGCATTGAAGGTGATCAGATACTGGTCATTGATCTTGAACATATCCTCTCAAATATTTTTCCGGATCTCATCATTGAAGATGTTAGTGAAGAAAATCTTCAAAAAAATGAAACAATTACAAGAGGCCAACTCCAAATTATTTTTACAGATGACTCATCTACAATACGAAAGGGCGTGTCACGTGCACTGAAATCAGCGGGATTCTCAAACATTACGGAATTTGAAAATGGCATTCAAACGCTTCAACATTTAGAAACTAATTTTGGAAACGGTGAACAGGACCTAAGTAAAGTTGTTCTTATCAGTGATATAGAGATGCCCCAAATGGATGGACTGACTTTATGCAAAAACGTGAAACATAATTCAAACCTCAAAAACATTTTTACCATCATGTTTTCAAGTTTAATTAACAAACAGATGATTGCAAAGTGTAATGCCGTAAAAGCCGACAATTATGTCACCAAACCGGAAACCAACCAACTGATTCAATTGCTGGATGAACTATGTATCGGTCCTGCAGATCAATAA
- a CDS encoding PAS domain S-box protein codes for MNFNDPEYILFAIEEIEAIINFKSNGDDVLDQILKKLLVLFSCDRAWLFSPCHTDLPTFKVTYERTSPLFPGAKASNEAVPMTSDMADYCNRAFASNGCPEIDPTPGQEMRNDIALKFDVKSLIFMALKPQNDAAWMFGLHHCKINHRWTDNERSLFKIIGQRITKLIENSTFIKQLTEREKKYHQLFETVTDAVYLISEQGRVIDVNQAACTLLGRKKEEMIGLYINDVDHNFSVRQFLSFWENAPFNTPKKFETTHKTQKNDLIAVEVTAQKIKFENSTCYYAVAKDITERQKTEKFLKESEKRFRNLMENVDAVAVQGYGFDGTTQYWNKASERLYGYTQQEAIGQSLLDLIIPFDMRAVVREEMRKMAESGRPIPSGELLLKHKDGSQVPVISHHVIVEVPGYERELFCLDIDISERKRAETTLRQSEEKFRTLVNTAPFGIQLTDLDGTIVYSNPAHDHIQGYEPDQMTGMKLWDLTVDEEQRDQIREYYQNIIANKPEPSIYATREKTKDGREIDVEVNWDYIRNENDEITGIISIIEDVTERKKADAEREKLQKQLNQAQKMEAVGRLAGGVAHDFNNMLGVILGYVELAFEKIDSSQELYADFEEIQKAAERSADLTKQLLTFARKQIIAPEVLDLNDAVDSMLKMLRRLIGEDIDLSWLPGDTLWPVKIDPSQINQILANLCVNARDAIAGVGKLTIETRTTSFDQAYCAGHAGFITGDYVMLAVTDNGCGMDKETLNNLFEPFFTTKNMGEGTGLGLAIIYGIVKQNHGFINVYSEPGQGTCFKIYLPRHHADEQIQDDTLPEKPVPTGNETVLLVEDEPAILRMTRMMLERKGYSVLPAATPADALSIANAYAGKIHLLMTDVVMPEMNGRDLAEKVTAIFPDIKLLFMSGYAADVITHQGVLDEGVAFMQKPFATNELAKKIREVLDNA; via the coding sequence ATGAATTTCAATGATCCGGAATATATATTATTTGCCATAGAAGAAATTGAGGCCATAATTAATTTTAAATCCAATGGTGATGACGTTTTAGATCAAATTCTTAAAAAATTGCTTGTGCTTTTTTCATGCGATCGGGCCTGGCTGTTTTCTCCTTGTCATACCGATCTGCCGACTTTTAAGGTAACATACGAGAGAACTTCGCCTTTGTTTCCCGGTGCCAAGGCCTCGAATGAAGCGGTGCCGATGACCTCTGATATGGCAGATTACTGCAACCGTGCGTTTGCAAGTAACGGGTGTCCGGAAATTGATCCGACTCCAGGACAAGAGATGCGCAATGATATCGCCCTTAAATTCGATGTGAAATCCCTGATATTCATGGCATTGAAACCCCAAAATGATGCAGCCTGGATGTTTGGTCTGCATCACTGCAAGATCAACCATCGCTGGACCGATAATGAGCGCTCTCTGTTTAAAATAATCGGGCAGAGAATCACAAAACTGATTGAAAATTCAACTTTTATCAAGCAATTAACAGAGCGTGAAAAAAAATATCATCAATTGTTTGAAACTGTTACTGATGCCGTTTATCTGATATCTGAACAAGGCCGGGTGATTGATGTCAACCAGGCGGCATGTACGCTCCTGGGCCGTAAAAAAGAAGAAATGATAGGGTTGTACATCAATGATGTGGATCACAATTTTTCAGTCAGACAGTTTTTATCCTTTTGGGAGAATGCGCCGTTTAATACACCTAAAAAATTTGAGACCACACATAAAACCCAAAAGAATGATTTAATCGCGGTCGAAGTGACTGCTCAAAAAATTAAATTTGAGAACTCAACATGTTATTATGCCGTTGCAAAAGACATCACGGAACGTCAAAAAACAGAGAAGTTTTTGAAGGAAAGTGAAAAAAGATTTCGCAACCTGATGGAAAATGTTGATGCCGTAGCCGTTCAGGGATATGGATTTGATGGAACGACCCAGTATTGGAATAAAGCATCCGAGAGGCTCTATGGATATACACAGCAAGAGGCGATCGGACAGAGTCTTCTTGACCTGATTATCCCTTTTGATATGAGAGCTGTTGTCCGTGAAGAGATGCGTAAAATGGCCGAGTCCGGTCGGCCCATCCCTTCTGGAGAGTTGTTGCTCAAGCATAAAGACGGTTCCCAGGTACCGGTTATATCACATCATGTCATTGTCGAGGTTCCCGGGTATGAACGCGAACTTTTTTGTCTTGATATTGATATCTCCGAGCGAAAACGGGCGGAAACCACACTCCGGCAAAGTGAAGAAAAGTTCAGAACCCTTGTGAACACAGCCCCATTTGGTATCCAGCTTACGGATTTAGACGGGACAATTGTTTACAGCAATCCTGCCCATGATCACATACAAGGGTATGAACCGGATCAAATGACAGGCATGAAGCTGTGGGACCTGACGGTGGATGAGGAACAGCGTGATCAAATCAGAGAATATTATCAGAATATAATTGCCAACAAACCCGAACCATCCATTTATGCCACGCGGGAAAAAACGAAAGATGGCCGGGAAATAGATGTCGAGGTAAACTGGGATTATATCCGCAATGAGAACGACGAGATTACGGGTATTATCAGTATTATTGAAGATGTCACTGAACGCAAAAAGGCCGATGCGGAACGCGAAAAACTACAGAAGCAACTTAACCAGGCCCAGAAAATGGAAGCTGTTGGGCGCCTGGCCGGGGGCGTGGCCCATGACTTTAATAATATGCTGGGGGTGATACTGGGATATGTGGAACTGGCCTTTGAAAAAATAGACAGCAGTCAGGAGCTGTATGCCGATTTTGAAGAAATTCAAAAGGCTGCCGAACGGTCGGCGGATCTGACAAAACAATTGCTGACTTTTGCCCGAAAACAGATCATTGCCCCGGAAGTGCTTGATTTGAACGATGCTGTGGACAGCATGCTCAAAATGCTGCGCAGACTGATTGGTGAGGATATTGATCTGTCATGGCTGCCGGGTGACACGTTGTGGCCGGTTAAAATAGACCCCAGCCAGATCAATCAAATCCTGGCCAATCTGTGTGTCAATGCCCGGGATGCCATTGCCGGGGTCGGTAAGCTCACCATTGAAACGCGAACCACAAGTTTTGATCAGGCGTATTGTGCCGGGCATGCCGGATTTATCACCGGAGATTACGTAATGCTGGCGGTGACGGACAATGGCTGCGGCATGGACAAAGAGACATTGAACAATTTATTTGAACCGTTTTTTACCACCAAGAATATGGGGGAGGGCACCGGACTCGGACTGGCCATAATTTACGGTATCGTTAAGCAGAATCACGGGTTTATTAATGTCTACAGCGAACCTGGCCAGGGAACCTGCTTTAAGATTTATCTGCCCCGGCACCATGCCGATGAGCAGATTCAGGACGACACCCTTCCGGAAAAACCTGTCCCGACCGGAAATGAGACGGTTCTGCTGGTGGAGGATGAACCGGCCATTCTTAGAATGACCCGGATGATGCTTGAGCGCAAGGGCTACTCGGTCCTGCCCGCCGCCACCCCTGCGGATGCCCTGAGCATCGCCAATGCATATGCCGGTAAAATACATCTTCTGATGACCGATGTGGTCATGCCTGAAATGAACGGCCGGGATCTGGCCGAAAAAGTGACGGCGATTTTTCCGGATATCAAATTATTGTTCATGTCCGGTTATGCCGCTGATGTCATTACCCACCAGGGGGTGCTTGATGAGGGCGTGGCCTTTATGCAAAAACCCTTTGCAACAAATGAACTTGCCAAAAAAATTCGGGAAGTGCTGGATAACGCTTAG